CCGCAGCGCGGCGAGCCCCGCCTCGTCGGCCACAGCGGTCCAGACGAAGGAGCGCCCCGCCCGCTCGCGCTCGACGGCGCCCTTGCCGTGGAGCCGGGTCAGGATCGTGATCACTGTGGTGTACGCGAGGTCGCCGCCGAGGCGCTCCTGCACCCACGCCACGGGCACCGGTTCGGCGGCGCCCTTGAGCACGGAGAGGACGTGCGCCTCCAGCTTTCCCTGGCCGCGTCTGCGCGGCGAGGGCTCCGCCGCGCTCTCGCCCTCGCTCCGGTCCGTCATGCCGCCGCCCTCCCGCCGTTCCCGTACCCCTCACTCGTAGCCTACGACCGGTACGCCGCAGGTCAGTGACGCAGTGACGCTTCCCCTCAGAAGACGGAGAGGCCCGTGATGGTGGTGAAACGGTCCAGGGCGGCGACGCCGGCGACCGAGTTGCCGCGCTCGTCGAGGCCGGGGCTCCAGACGCAGAGGGTGCAGCGGCCGGGGACGACGGCAATGATGGCGCCGCCCACCCCGCTCTTGCCGGGGAGCCCCACCCGGAGGGCGAAGTCGCCCGCCGCGTCGTAGGTGCCACAGGTCATCATCACGGCGTTGACCTGCTTGGCCTGGCTGCGGGTGAGCAGGCGGGTGCCGTCGGCGCGGATGCCGTGCCGGGCGAGGAAGCCGGTGGCGACGGCGAGGTCGGCGCAGGACGCCTCGATCGAGCACTGCCGGAAGTACTCGCGGAGCAGGGTCGGGACGGGCGTGGTGATGTTGCCGTACGAGGCCATGAAGTGGGCGAGGGCCGCGTTGCGGTCGCCGTGGGCGGTCTCCGAGGCGACCACGTCCCGGTTGAAGTCGAGGTCCGGGTTGGCGGACTCGGCGCGCAGGAAGTCGAGGACACAGCCGGATGCGTCGCCGGTCATCCGTTGCAGGCGGTCGGTGACGACGAGGGCGCCGGCGTTGATGAACGGGTTGCGGGGGATGCCGTGCTCGTACTCCAGCTGGACGAGCGAGTTGAAGGGGTTGCCGGAGGGTTCGCGGCCGACGTGCTCCCAGAGGCTGTCGCCTTCCCGGGCGAGGTCGAGCGCGAGGGTGAAGACCTTGGTGACGGACTGGGTGGAGAAGGGCTGCTGCCACTCCCCCACCCCGTACACCGAGCCGTCGAGCTCCGCCACGGCCATGCCGAAGCGGCTCGCGTCGACGGCGGCGAGGGCCGGGATGTAGTCGGCGGGGCGGCCCCGGCCGGCGAGGCTCTCGATCTCCTCGCCGATGCGTTCGAGTACGGGTAGGAAGGACTGCACCATGAGCGCATTGTGCCCGGTGGCGCCCGGCTCAGCTCTCCGCCGTGTCGGGGACGCCGGTCTCCGGCGTCTCGTCCAGCGCGTACGGGTGCACGTACCGCGCGTCGTCGAACGGCGTGAACCACGTGCCGAAGCCGAGCGCCGCCACGCCGCCGTCCCCGGCGCCGTTCGCCCCCTCGCTCTGGAGCCACGCGAAGTCCATGTCCTCGTAGACCTCCCCGGCGAAGCGCCCCAGGGCGGCCGCGACCTCGTCGTCCAGGAGTCCGTGCAGGTCGAGGGTGACGTGGGCCTGTTCGAGGAGGAGCTTCAGGACGAGCTCCTCGGCGAGGCAGCCGAGCCGCCGGAAGCTGCCGTCGGTGAACCGGGTGGTGAGGGCGATCGCGGTCACCAGGAAGCGGCGCGCGAAGAGTTCGTCGTACTGCGGGGCGTGGCGCGAGGGCAGTTGGTCGAGGTGCCACAGGTGCCCCTGGCACTCGGCGACGGTGGTGTCCTCCTCGGCGAGGGCCTGGACGTCGTCGTACAGCTCGTCGATGAGGACCTCGGCGCCGTACACCAGGGAACCGGCGGCCAGTTCGGCGCTCTCGGGAGTGACGCCGACGGACCCGTCCGCCGACTCCTCCTCCCCCGCCACCGTGTCAGGCGCCTCGTCCGGGACACCGAAGGTCGCCGGGGTGAAGGAGCGCAGGCGGGTCGCGAGGGCGCGGAACGCGGCTTCGTGGTCCTGCGCCTCCCCCTCCGCCTCGTCGGCGGTGTCGGGCTTCGCCGTGTGGTGGGCCCGGCGCGCC
The sequence above is a segment of the Streptomyces sp. NBC_01255 genome. Coding sequences within it:
- a CDS encoding BlaI/MecI/CopY family transcriptional regulator: MTDRSEGESAAEPSPRRRGQGKLEAHVLSVLKGAAEPVPVAWVQERLGGDLAYTTVITILTRLHGKGAVERERAGRSFVWTAVADEAGLAALRMRKVLDAEADRQAVLASFVTALSPNDELLLRALLAEGPGESGESGQPGESGESGQPGQPRLSERDR
- a CDS encoding glutaminase encodes the protein MVQSFLPVLERIGEEIESLAGRGRPADYIPALAAVDASRFGMAVAELDGSVYGVGEWQQPFSTQSVTKVFTLALDLAREGDSLWEHVGREPSGNPFNSLVQLEYEHGIPRNPFINAGALVVTDRLQRMTGDASGCVLDFLRAESANPDLDFNRDVVASETAHGDRNAALAHFMASYGNITTPVPTLLREYFRQCSIEASCADLAVATGFLARHGIRADGTRLLTRSQAKQVNAVMMTCGTYDAAGDFALRVGLPGKSGVGGAIIAVVPGRCTLCVWSPGLDERGNSVAGVAALDRFTTITGLSVF